One Leishmania major strain Friedlin complete genome, chromosome 29 DNA segment encodes these proteins:
- a CDS encoding conserved hypothetical protein (previous protein_id=AAZ09698.1), translated as MAQYKPMKSTVVATPYLFHGVAEQYLRIPCAAFLWYAFLSGALAPFLRTADEAAVASCHFIAWRLLRWAHAYLCANGVFIVTLFLVWNIRCLIAPGPRQLSLADDYEEGNPAKVDKMAAFEYDTPADTYERVKMFCFMATGVAFVRIFTATTSIFLGLFTASVAGYLDRYTHPWWFGFWSRVTAFISIVAFSVLGVYNVQQYGQFATRSECKILIANHSCVIEVIWVYIMGGFPSFVSRKENLSFFFFGNVVRGSSSILVDRDAARSREQAMATILRRAADPTAPQLMIFPEGTTGNQQALFMFKKGVFEAAVPVQMVCIAFPYKHFNPAWTGRGVGGNGLWDILLRLSCQFVNYAEVRLLPVYHPTEEEKRDPKLYASHCQRMMATVLRENISHASFSDYKEAFRRFAELKKNR; from the coding sequence ATGGCACAATACAAGCCGATGAAATCAACTGTTGTCGCAACACCCTACCTCTTCCACGGCGTGGCAGAGCAGTATCTGCGCATACCATGTGCGGCGTTCTTGTGGTACGCCTTTCTGTCTGGCGCCCTCGCGCCGTTTCTGCGCACCGCggacgaggcggccgtggcgTCGTGCCACTTTATTGCGTGGCGCCTCCTTAGATGGGCTCATGCGTACCTGTGCGCGAATGGAGTGTTTATCGTGACGTTGTTCCTCGTATGGAACATCCGGTGCCTCATTGCCCCGGGGCCTAGGCAGCTGTCTTTGGCGGACGACTACGAGGAGGGAAACCCGGCAAAGGTGGACAAAATGGCCGCCTTCGAGTACGACACCCCAGCTGACACGTACGAGCGGGTGAAAATGTTCTGCTTCATGGCCACCGGTGTGGCCTTTGTGCGCATCTTTACTGCGACAACAAGTATCTTCCTAGGCCTCTTCACTGCTAGTGTCGCAGGCTACCTCGACCGCTACACGCATCCATGGTGGTTTGGCTTCTGGTCCCGGGTGACGGCTTTTATCTCTATTGTGGCCTTCTCCGTGCTCGGTGTGTATAACGTTCAGCAGTACGGCCAGTTTGCCACCAGATCTGAGTGCAAGATCCTCATCGCAAACCACAGTTGCGTTATCGAGGTGATTTGGGTCTACATCATGGGCGGCTTCCCATCCTTTGTCTCGCGCAAGGAGAAcctctcctttttcttcttcggcAACGTTGTCCGCGGGAGCTCGAGCATCTTAGTCGACCGAGATGCAGCGAGGTCACGAGAGCAGGCCATGGCGACAATCCTGCGACGCGCCGCCGACCCTACAGCGCCACAGCTGATGATCTTCCCTGAGGGGACGACAGGGAATCAGCAAGCCCTCTTCATGTTCAAGAAGGGTGTGTTCGAGGCTGCAGTGCCGGTGCAGATGGTGTGCATTGCCTTCCCCTACAAGCACTTCAATCCTGCCTGGACGgggcgcggcgtcggtggcAATGGCCTGTGGGATATTTTGCTTCGGCTTAGCTGCCAGTTTGTGAACTACGCTGAGGTGCGCCTTCTTCCTGTTTATCACCCgaccgaggaggagaagagggaccCGAAGTTGTACGCCAGCCACTGCCAGAGAATGATGGCAACTGTGCTGCGAGAGAATATCAGCCACGCCTCGTTCAGCGACTACAAGGAGGCATTCCGCCGTTTCGCGGAGCTCAAGAAGAATCGATGA